A single region of the Lepus europaeus isolate LE1 chromosome 1, mLepTim1.pri, whole genome shotgun sequence genome encodes:
- the GBX2 gene encoding homeobox protein GBX-2 isoform X1, protein MSAAFPSPSLMMMQRPLGSSTAFSIDSLIGSPPQPSPGHFVYTGYPMFMPYRPVVLPPPPPPPALPQAALPPAHPHHQIPSLPTGFCSSLAQGMALTSTLMATLPGGFSAAPQHQEAAAARKFAPQPLPGGGNFDKAEALQADAEDGKGFLSKEGSLLAFSAAEAVQASLVGAVRGQGKDEPKVEDDPKGKEESFSLESDVDYSSDDNLTGQAAHKEEDAGHALEEPPASGGAAGGTTSTGKNRRRRTAFTSEQLLELEKEFHCKKYLSLTERSQIAHALKLSEVQVKIWFQNRRAKWKRVKAGNANSKTGEPSRNPKIVVPIPVHVSRFAIRSQHQQLEQARP, encoded by the exons ATGAGCGCAGCGTTCCCGTCGCCGTCTCTGATGATGATGCAGCGCCCGCTGGGGAGTAGCACGGCCTTCAGCATAGACTCGCTGATCGGCAGCCCGccgcagcccagccccggccatttcgTCTACACCGGCTACCCCATGTTCATGCCTTACCGGCCGGTggtgctgccgccgccgccgccgccgcccgcgctgcCCCAGGCCGCGCTGCCGCCCGCGCACCCCCACCACCAGATCCCCAGCCTGCCCACCGGCTTCTGCTCCAGCCTGGCGCAGGGCATGGCGCTCACCTCCACGCTCATGGCCACGCTGCCCGGCGGCTTCTCCGCGGCCCCGCAGCACCAGGAGGCGGCGGCAGCCCGCAAGTTCGCGCCGCAGCCGCTGCCGGGCGGCGGCAACTTCGACAAAGCGGAGGCGCTGCAAGCCGACGCCGAGGACGGCAAAGGCTTCCTGTCCAAGGAGGGCTCGCTGCTCGCCTTCTCCGCCGCCGAGGCGGTGCAGGCGTCGCTCG TCGGGGCTGTCCGAGGACAAGGGAAAGACGAGCCAAAGGTGGAAGACGACCCGAAGGGCAAGGAGGAGAGCTTCTCACTGGAGAGCGATGTGGACTACAGCTCGGATGACAATCTGACCGGCCAGGCGGCCCACAAGGAGGAGGACGCGGGCCACGCGCTGGAGGAGCCCCCGGCGAGCGGCGGCGCGGCGGGCGGCACCACGTCTACCGGCAAGAACCGGCGGCGGCGGACTGCCTTCACCAGcgagcagctgctggagctggagaAGGAGTTCCATTGCAAGAAGTACCTGTCGCTGACGGAGCGCTCGCAGATCGCGCACGCCCTCAAACTCAGCGAGGTGCAGGTGAAGATCTGGTTCCAGAACCGCCGCGCCAAGTGGAAACGCGTGAAGGCGGGCAATGCCAACTCCAAGACCGGGGAGCCCTCGCGGAACCCCAAGATCGTCGTGCCCATCCCGGTCCACGTCAGCAGGTTCGCCATTCGGAGCCAGCACCAGCAGCTGGAGCAGGCCCGGCCCTGA
- the GBX2 gene encoding homeobox protein GBX-2 isoform X2, which produces MSAAFPSPSLMMMQRPLGSSTAFSIDSLIGSPPQPSPGHFVYTGYPMFMPYRPVVLPPPPPPPALPQAALPPAHPHHQIPSLPTGFCSSLAQGMALTSTLMATLPGGFSAAPQHQEAAAARKFAPQPLPGGGNFDKAEALQADAEDGKGFLSKEGSLLAFSAAEAVQASLGESAARAAGAGAGRRGCPRTRERRAKGGRRPEGQGGELLTGERCGLQLG; this is translated from the exons ATGAGCGCAGCGTTCCCGTCGCCGTCTCTGATGATGATGCAGCGCCCGCTGGGGAGTAGCACGGCCTTCAGCATAGACTCGCTGATCGGCAGCCCGccgcagcccagccccggccatttcgTCTACACCGGCTACCCCATGTTCATGCCTTACCGGCCGGTggtgctgccgccgccgccgccgccgcccgcgctgcCCCAGGCCGCGCTGCCGCCCGCGCACCCCCACCACCAGATCCCCAGCCTGCCCACCGGCTTCTGCTCCAGCCTGGCGCAGGGCATGGCGCTCACCTCCACGCTCATGGCCACGCTGCCCGGCGGCTTCTCCGCGGCCCCGCAGCACCAGGAGGCGGCGGCAGCCCGCAAGTTCGCGCCGCAGCCGCTGCCGGGCGGCGGCAACTTCGACAAAGCGGAGGCGCTGCAAGCCGACGCCGAGGACGGCAAAGGCTTCCTGTCCAAGGAGGGCTCGCTGCTCGCCTTCTCCGCCGCCGAGGCGGTGCAGGCGTCGCTCGGTGAGTCGGCGGCGCGCgcagccggggcgggggcgggccg TCGGGGCTGTCCGAGGACAAGGGAAAGACGAGCCAAAGGTGGAAGACGACCCGAAGGGCAAGGAGGAGAGCTTCTCACTGGAGAGCGATGTGGACTACAGCTCGGATGA